Proteins encoded by one window of Brienomyrus brachyistius isolate T26 chromosome 1, BBRACH_0.4, whole genome shotgun sequence:
- the LOC125749580 gene encoding uncharacterized protein LOC125749580 isoform X2, with amino-acid sequence MYQRKYHCKYFPFRLYIANDLLKGLRSEKWIHRDPDLQRITVVKIMMPIIALLILVLTNQLEGSDDFCAEQIRVPRDTITSAVENSPVTLHCPVKHCGWRPAITWCKLWNVAHCIPVNAADNIKIQWKYSETEPSTGTSDLIFTRVSMGDAGQYRCWIYGNVTTVSHYIKVSVTGSDDVCPVEIRVPRNTVTSAVENSPVTLHCPVKHCEPRPAVTWCKLWNPTHCITVNATDNIKIQWNYNETEPNTGTSELIFTRVSMGDAGLYRCGVYGTVTIVSHHMNVSVTENVNQCAVEIPKQWDTVILAVDKSSVTLNCPVRHCGGTPTLTWCKSKTTPYCMTVKETDNIKIEWKRDITDPDISTSRLVFKEISKEDAGLYRCDVFGSAPPVSHHINITVTVLPAYGPRSELVAVLDSQLHTPTTLKQNQLHSSGEKCKYTFVSEDCWWSRAADAPLTMSCRAALEKPATVTWCKQEGGLCTPLEDKDKYSLIWLQPSPAWGVSYLTVYNIGAADSGEYHCHASPAGACVTGDVLSRPIRLLVSGDVVRECGRDVTGPLAGS; translated from the exons ATGTACCAACGCAAATACCACTGCAAATACTTCCCGTTTCGATTATATATAGCTAACGATCTACTGAAAGGTCTGAGATCTGAGAAGTGGATTCACAGAGACCCTGACCTTCAGAGAATAACCGTAGTCAAAATTATGATGCCAATAATTGCATTGttaattctggtcctgacgaATCAACTTGAAG GATCTGATGATTTTTGTGCTGAGCAGATTCGAGTACCACGGGACACCATAACATCAGCTGTGGAGAACTCACCAGTGACACTTCACTGTCCAGTGAAACACTGTGGATGGAGACCAGCAATTACATGGTGTAAACTCTGGAATGTTGCACACTGCATTCCTGTAAATGCAGCAGACAACATTAAAATACAATGGAAATACAGTGAAACTGAACCAAGTACCGGCACCTCAGACCTGATTTTCACACGTGtgtccatgggagatgctggtcAGTACAGGTGTTGGATTTATGGAAATGTGACCACTGTCAGTCATTACATTAAAGTCTCTGTCACAG GATCTGATGATGTTTGTCCTGTAGAGATTCGAGTACCACGGAACACCGTAACATCAGCAGTGGAaaactcaccagtgacactTCACTGTCCAGTGAAACACTGTGAACCGAGACCAGCAGTTACATGGTGTAAACTCTGGAATCCTACACACTGCATTACTGTAAATGCAACAGACAACATTAAAATACAATGGAATTACAATGAAACTGAGCCAAATACCGGCACCTCAGAACTGATTTTCACACGTGtgtccatgggagatgctggtcTGTACAGGTGTGGGGTTTATGGAACTGTGACCATTGTCAGTCATCACATGAATGTCTCTGTCACAG AAAATGTTAACCAGTGTGCTGTGGAGATTCCGAAACAATGGGACACTGTGATATTGGCTGTGGACAAGTCCTCAGTGACACTGAACTGTCCAGTAAGGCACTGTGGAGGGACACCAACACTTACGTGGTGTAAAAGCAAAACCACGCCATACTGCATGACTGTCAAGGAGacggacaacatcaaaatagaATGGAAAAGAGACATTACAGATCCAGACATCAGCACCTCACGGCTGGTTTTCAAAGAAATATCCAAGGAAGATGCTGGTCTGTACAGGTGTGATGTTTTTGGAAGTGCGCCCCCTGTCAGCCATCACATTAACATCACTGTCACAG TGCTGCCTGCATACGGCCCACGGAGTGAACTTGttgctgtgctggactcacaaCTTCATACTCCAACCACACTGAAGCAGAATCAACTTCATTCATCAG gtgaaaaatgtaaatatacgttTGTGTCTGAAGACTGCTGGTGGAGCCGGGCGGCCGACGCCCCGCTGACCATGTCCTGTCGAGCTGCGCTTGAGAAGCCGGCCACAGTGACGTGGTGCAAACAGGAAGGTGGCCTCTGTACCCCCCTGGAGGACAAAGACAAGTACAGCCTCATCTGGCTGCAGCCCAGCCCGGCCTGGGGGGTCTCGTACCTCACCGTGTACAACATCGGCGCGGCGGATTCAGGAGAGTATCACTGCCACGCGTCACCGGCCGGTGCCTGTGTCACGGGAGACGTTCTCAGCCGTCCGATTCGGCTGCTGGTGTCAG